The Synechococcus sp. PCC 7335 nucleotide sequence ATCGTTCGTTGGTTATTGCTCGCGAGTTCGTGTTTTTGGGTATCGCTGCCTGCTCGGGCGCAGCCACTACCTGATCCTGTGCAGGAAAGTTTGCCAGGAACGGTTGAGCCTATCCCGGTGCCAACCCCTGCGGAAGACCCGATTGAATTACAGGAAGAACCGGTGCCTGCGTCTGATCCGTCTAGTGATATTCCGACAGAGACTTTCCAAGTACGCGATATCCAGGTAGTGGGGAATACGCGCTTTGAGAATGAAATTGAAGCATTGGTCTCGCCGCTGGAAGGTCAGGAGATTTCGCTGGCTGATTTGTTGAGTCTGCGTACTGATATCACTAATTTATATCTTGAGGCGGGCTATCTTTCTTCTGGGGCGTTTGTACCTAACAATCAAGATCTGACAGATAGTACGGTTCGGATTCAGGTGGTAGAAGGGGCCGTTGAACAGCTACAAATTTCAGGATTGGGGCGGCTGCGAGAGGGGTATGTGCGAGATCGAATCAACCGTGCGACCAAAACACCCTTAAACATAGAACAGTTAGAAGTAGGACTTCAGCTATTACAAACGGACCCGCTACTGCAAAGCGTCGATGCTGAGCTAACCGCAGGCAGCGGCCCCGGACAAAGCCTGTTAATTGTAGAGCTAGAAGAAGCCGATCCTTTTTTCGCCACGCTCTCAACCAACAACTACCGCGCCCCCAGCATTGGCTCTTCTCAAGCTAGCGCCGGGTTAACTCATTTGAATGTGCTGGGGATCGGCGATCGCCTCAGCGTGGGCTACAGTTTTACCGAAGGTCTTAATAACTACCAGGCCCACTACACCCTGCCACTCAACGGGTTGGATGGCACGCTTCAGCTCAGCTATCAAAATTCTGACAGTGACATTGTTGAGGAGTTGTTTGCCGATGCGGGCATTCGTAGCGAAAGTGAAACCTGGTCAGTGAATTTGAAGCAGCCACTGGTGCGCTCTGTAGCTCAGGAGTTTTCGCTGGGATTGGGGCTAGACGTGCGAGAAAGTCGCAGCTTTATTTTGGATGATATTCCATTTTCTTTTTCGGTGGGGCCTGAAGATGGGGTGTCTAAGGTGAGCGTGCTGCGGTTTTCTCAGGAGTGGGTGAATCGAGATATTGATACGGTACTGGCGTTGCGATCGCAGTTCAACGTAGGGCTCGATATCTTTGATGCCACAGT carries:
- a CDS encoding ShlB/FhaC/HecB family hemolysin secretion/activation protein, which codes for MRCASIVRWLLLASSCFWVSLPARAQPLPDPVQESLPGTVEPIPVPTPAEDPIELQEEPVPASDPSSDIPTETFQVRDIQVVGNTRFENEIEALVSPLEGQEISLADLLSLRTDITNLYLEAGYLSSGAFVPNNQDLTDSTVRIQVVEGAVEQLQISGLGRLREGYVRDRINRATKTPLNIEQLEVGLQLLQTDPLLQSVDAELTAGSGPGQSLLIVELEEADPFFATLSTNNYRAPSIGSSQASAGLTHLNVLGIGDRLSVGYSFTEGLNNYQAHYTLPLNGLDGTLQLSYQNSDSDIVEELFADAGIRSESETWSVNLKQPLVRSVAQEFSLGLGLDVRESRSFILDDIPFSFSVGPEDGVSKVSVLRFSQEWVNRDIDTVLALRSQFNVGLDIFDATVNDTGTDGRFFSWLGQFQWVEQFSAGKLLLARLNAHLTGDSLLPLERFSVGGIDTVRGYAQNQLVTDNAVTFSTEMRFPIFADFQLAPFVDTGGGWNNRTANPETSFLLGTGLGLRWQPSDTINFRLDYGIPLIDAGDEGNSLQEHGLYFSINTVPF